One genomic region from Chthonomonas calidirosea T49 encodes:
- a CDS encoding carboxypeptidase regulatory-like domain-containing protein, with translation MLGRYRQALLGGHLLWWSLLLNVGGALLAGCGGGGGGASSGNLTVIGTVLTVETDAPPNPPATVSIAGHSTTTSTNGAFTLTGIPASATTATVSAQGEQTLTLHLQLPSQSTQPVNLGTIFLSASGYNASVTGQIVTTVNGQNQPVGGATVTIGGSSTLSGSDGSFTISNLPVGLGNDPNIPIGSVSATGYVTKQIFVQAPLIAGVNPLGPISLGAPISSSVPGLPYTIIGKVLKNGQGQPNYPVILQQGSTVVGNTHTDSTGTFSFWVVPGSYTIVVFLPDGSSVTQPVTLQSTNQPVTQNVNLP, from the coding sequence ATGTTGGGCAGATATAGGCAAGCCCTCTTAGGAGGGCATCTCCTCTGGTGGTCGCTTCTCTTAAATGTAGGAGGAGCTTTGCTGGCAGGCTGCGGCGGTGGTGGCGGTGGTGCTAGCAGCGGCAATCTTACCGTTATTGGTACCGTGCTAACGGTGGAGACCGATGCGCCACCTAATCCGCCCGCCACCGTAAGCATCGCGGGGCACTCCACCACCACTAGCACCAACGGCGCCTTTACCCTTACTGGCATTCCTGCGAGCGCTACCACGGCCACCGTCTCCGCACAGGGCGAGCAGACTCTTACCCTTCATCTTCAATTGCCCTCCCAAAGCACCCAGCCTGTCAATCTAGGTACCATTTTTCTCTCCGCCTCCGGCTACAATGCCTCTGTCACCGGTCAAATCGTCACCACCGTTAACGGGCAGAACCAACCCGTGGGCGGCGCTACCGTAACCATCGGCGGCTCCAGCACGCTTTCCGGCTCGGATGGCTCTTTTACCATCAGCAATCTGCCCGTCGGGCTAGGCAACGATCCCAATATACCCATTGGCTCGGTATCCGCCACCGGCTACGTTACCAAACAGATATTCGTACAGGCTCCTCTGATCGCTGGGGTCAATCCCCTCGGCCCCATCTCGCTTGGCGCGCCTATCAGTTCGAGCGTGCCAGGGCTTCCCTACACCATCATTGGTAAGGTGTTAAAAAACGGTCAGGGCCAGCCAAACTACCCTGTCATTTTGCAGCAAGGCAGCACCGTAGTGGGCAATACCCACACCGACAGCACCGGCACCTTTAGCTTTTGGGTGGTGCCCGGCAGCTACACTATTGTGGTGTTCCTGCCGGATGGCAGCAGTGTTACCCAACCAGTTACGCTGCAATCCACGAACCAGCCGGTTACCCAAAATGTAAACCTGCCCTAA
- a CDS encoding FlgD immunoglobulin-like domain containing protein — MKTYMAVSARWALGLVLWASIFGKSAVAQTYHNVLNQPFRTIGNGPQSVVVVDVAHPNNKDEVQQAIAQRIRQVMQTRAAAVAPEIATLRRLHAFPLNHQIPVVDMVVVRHNGQILLPQAPPAGRSVPTNNQLTFVANTSGQYAFDVPTASALDNTVNNLLYPALVRRIGPPLWNGQVTILNKDDNPTKVSGIIGVTVVMNPDGSVDIDLPNFSTDQDKYLGLLQAMAQTFHGPLAIGYDAWEMGMARAAAVVVAQDLQGQFPTTQPVDPAADFYYTPYYDVLNQPALGNNTFLPPTKSNQTLTGLGGMLVPRLQMASTAWLKCFIQNPQFFINFNNAYYDAWQADHTIANDTVRLQQLASAAVGGTVEGQPFSNWFQQQYVLDTSVTPGPKEFLFVTPTLPDTTTPSDGAAIVVLYYNTTSTGDEIDLNSVCNPIFYDYSYTATLTLTGADQPINIVGGEGYTSPLFSGIAQAQRIEADFPVNSVNSRLYYPVHQFINGNGSPNEFLGVVVGSDNGTLSASFTGGNGTVVNTPVAQGAFGAVGGPAIPDNFTQVTLTFTPAGGGQPITYKRNVFQRKANLNTGLSNVSSLFILYAPTQTEVLYHVFLAGPQMISLPLQPLNPDLAQVFGLPPSQTLLAMWRQDAGGDNYLRYPSMPLYQPGYGFWTNFQGALNGTGQQNGVPILGVSTDVQASVSVGLEYGWNQIGDPFTQPLDLTADPTLGNTGGVEFQYQGQVANLAAAIANGWIAAGVFGYDPNAATYTDITGTLPTNSPFQQNKLLPWQGYFILVKVTEGITLTYVNPNLSTRGARLKLPVGTRALHVAPRPQQGWRLPLSLASDDGRVAIATLGQAPQGADTYVPALDAASPPPFLTGNSLSLFFAHPEWNTGRVVGTNFLSDIRPLNRSASWMLTANLPMGSHTYTIQWGNTAYLPRGLELTLTDLTTGSRVVMNGRTSYTFTAAPNEYTRQFRIDASPRNLLIPILTGLHVDLVPSGGRAVGLAAIVYETSTSGTSSVQIRASNGQTVRHLLAGRAVSMGLNRVVWDLKDDRGRALPTGTYLVEVTLETTDGRQTRSIVPCTIIR, encoded by the coding sequence TTGAAAACGTACATGGCAGTATCTGCGCGTTGGGCGCTTGGCTTAGTGCTGTGGGCCTCTATCTTTGGAAAGTCTGCAGTGGCGCAAACCTACCATAATGTGTTGAACCAACCATTCCGCACGATTGGCAACGGCCCTCAGTCGGTTGTGGTAGTGGATGTAGCCCATCCTAACAACAAAGACGAAGTTCAGCAAGCGATCGCGCAACGCATACGCCAGGTCATGCAAACGCGCGCCGCCGCCGTTGCACCGGAGATAGCCACACTTCGGCGACTTCATGCCTTTCCTCTGAATCACCAGATTCCTGTAGTAGATATGGTGGTGGTGCGTCATAACGGTCAGATACTACTTCCTCAGGCACCACCGGCAGGCAGGAGCGTGCCGACCAACAACCAACTCACCTTTGTGGCCAACACTTCCGGACAGTACGCCTTTGATGTGCCCACCGCCTCTGCCCTCGACAACACAGTCAACAACCTCCTTTATCCAGCGCTAGTGCGTCGCATCGGCCCTCCCTTGTGGAACGGGCAGGTCACCATCCTCAACAAGGACGACAATCCTACCAAAGTATCCGGTATCATTGGGGTTACCGTGGTCATGAACCCCGATGGCTCTGTGGATATTGACCTGCCCAACTTCAGCACCGACCAAGATAAATATCTCGGTTTGTTACAGGCGATGGCACAGACCTTTCATGGCCCTCTCGCCATCGGGTATGACGCTTGGGAAATGGGCATGGCACGCGCCGCCGCCGTGGTTGTGGCGCAAGACCTCCAAGGCCAGTTCCCTACCACCCAACCCGTAGATCCCGCTGCTGATTTCTACTACACCCCCTACTACGATGTGCTGAATCAGCCGGCGCTTGGCAACAACACCTTTCTACCTCCTACCAAAAGCAATCAAACGCTTACCGGCCTTGGCGGCATGTTGGTTCCTCGCCTCCAGATGGCCTCAACCGCCTGGCTGAAATGCTTTATCCAGAACCCACAGTTTTTCATCAACTTCAACAACGCCTATTACGATGCCTGGCAAGCCGATCATACGATCGCGAATGACACGGTGCGTTTGCAGCAGCTTGCCTCTGCGGCTGTTGGTGGTACTGTGGAAGGGCAACCTTTCTCTAATTGGTTCCAACAGCAGTATGTGCTCGACACCAGCGTGACCCCAGGCCCAAAAGAGTTTCTCTTCGTTACCCCGACCCTGCCCGACACCACCACCCCCTCCGACGGGGCTGCCATCGTGGTGCTTTACTACAACACCACTTCTACCGGGGATGAGATCGATCTGAACAGCGTCTGCAACCCCATCTTCTACGACTATTCCTACACGGCCACTCTAACGCTCACAGGCGCCGATCAGCCCATCAACATCGTGGGAGGCGAAGGCTATACCTCTCCGCTCTTTTCTGGCATCGCGCAGGCACAACGTATTGAGGCCGATTTTCCTGTCAATAGTGTAAACAGTCGTCTCTACTACCCCGTCCATCAGTTCATAAACGGTAACGGCAGCCCGAACGAGTTTCTTGGGGTGGTCGTCGGCAGCGATAATGGAACCCTGTCGGCAAGCTTTACTGGGGGCAACGGAACGGTGGTGAACACGCCGGTAGCCCAAGGTGCCTTTGGGGCTGTAGGTGGCCCGGCCATCCCAGATAACTTCACGCAGGTCACCCTTACCTTTACTCCGGCAGGCGGTGGACAGCCCATTACCTATAAGCGCAATGTGTTTCAACGCAAGGCCAACCTGAATACAGGTTTATCAAACGTCTCTTCTCTCTTCATCCTCTACGCGCCCACACAAACCGAAGTGCTCTATCACGTTTTTTTGGCCGGTCCCCAGATGATCTCACTGCCTCTTCAGCCGCTAAACCCCGATCTCGCCCAGGTCTTCGGCTTGCCTCCAAGCCAAACCCTCCTTGCCATGTGGCGACAAGATGCCGGTGGCGACAACTACCTGCGCTATCCCTCCATGCCGCTCTATCAGCCCGGCTATGGCTTTTGGACGAACTTCCAAGGAGCGCTTAACGGTACCGGTCAGCAAAATGGCGTGCCCATATTGGGTGTCTCCACTGATGTTCAAGCCTCGGTGAGCGTGGGGTTAGAGTATGGATGGAACCAAATAGGAGATCCCTTCACACAACCTCTCGATCTCACTGCAGACCCTACTTTGGGCAACACAGGAGGAGTGGAGTTTCAATATCAGGGACAGGTGGCTAATTTGGCCGCTGCCATCGCCAATGGGTGGATCGCTGCCGGAGTGTTCGGTTACGATCCAAACGCCGCCACCTATACCGACATCACGGGAACCTTGCCGACGAACTCGCCGTTTCAGCAAAACAAACTGCTGCCTTGGCAAGGCTATTTCATTCTCGTTAAGGTGACCGAGGGGATCACTCTGACCTATGTCAATCCGAATCTGAGCACGCGCGGAGCACGTCTCAAGCTCCCTGTGGGCACACGTGCCTTGCATGTCGCCCCACGGCCACAACAGGGATGGCGCCTGCCGCTTTCGCTCGCCTCCGACGACGGACGCGTTGCCATCGCTACATTGGGACAGGCGCCCCAAGGGGCCGATACCTATGTGCCTGCTCTCGATGCCGCCTCCCCCCCTCCCTTCCTTACTGGGAACTCCTTGTCTCTCTTCTTCGCTCATCCGGAGTGGAACACAGGTCGTGTCGTGGGCACAAACTTCCTCAGCGATATACGACCGCTCAATCGCTCAGCCTCTTGGATGCTCACCGCGAATCTGCCTATGGGCAGCCATACCTACACGATTCAATGGGGCAACACGGCCTACCTGCCGCGCGGCTTGGAGCTGACTCTTACAGACCTTACCACCGGCAGTCGCGTGGTTATGAACGGTCGTACCAGCTATACCTTTACCGCCGCCCCCAACGAGTATACGCGACAGTTCCGTATAGATGCTAGCCCACGTAACCTCTTGATCCCTATTCTCACCGGGTTGCACGTGGACCTAGTTCCCTCAGGAGGACGCGCCGTAGGGCTGGCTGCTATCGTCTACGAGACCAGTACGTCCGGCACCTCTAGTGTCCAGATCCGGGCCTCTAATGGGCAAACCGTGCGGCACCTGCTGGCAGGGCGAGCGGTGTCTATGGGCCTGAATCGCGTGGTTTGGGACCTAAAGGACGATAGAGGCCGCGCGTTGCCCACAGGCACCTATTTGGTAGAGGTTACCTTAGAGACTACCGATGGTCGCCAAACCCGTTCTATCGTGCCATGTACCATCATTCGTTAA